The following nucleotide sequence is from Aedes aegypti strain LVP_AGWG chromosome 3, AaegL5.0 Primary Assembly, whole genome shotgun sequence.
gtctataatcacggattcaaattttacttcacattttggaattgcaatgctcttggcttcaacaatggaatttgttaaagtttcaagagcattgtcaatatcaagttttgttggTAAACAAAtgctaacatcaagattagagtcaataaatgtttcatatatattcaggtcggctcaaaaataattgaaagctccataggattgagaatcgcttcttgggatatttgaaatgtaacagggacatgatcagaatcaaaatcagcatgagtaatcagttggctacaaagatgactagagtcggttaagaccaaatcaatcgtagatggattactagaagaggaaaaacatgtagagctatcagagtattgaattgagaaatatcctgaagagcactcatcaaataccggtagagggattaatttgcacattctttcgttgatcgacCACCACTCGAttacgcgcctttgcatatcgcGCACCACTATAAAAGCTTTTCCCAGGTCACGTGTGCTGCCGCAGGcttggtagatggtatggttacctctgaacgttcgcaccattgctcctgttcaacacacctcctgcagcgctacgattcCGGAACCGCGGGCCTCCAGTACATATGAGTATGCGTATACTTACGATGAAGTTCAGacatttgcagttccacgtatcgAGTTTCCAATAGCTAGTCCAATTtcatcgctgtggtctttgccgattgtacTGGTCCACAGGCAAACATTCCAATAACGATACTTCTCTTAATTTCTCTGCTAGTATCGTAATCAGCGGTCATCAGTGAGTCCAAGTACTCGAATTTTTCGATCACATCAACTATATCACCGTCGATATGATTTAGAGGTGTGTGGCGTATCATGTCCTCTCTTGAGACGCGATCTACTTGCCTattgcagatatttccggaagcattcatggcctgacaaaaactgggtcaggaagaagctaatttttccatttttcctGGTTGACAATACCGATACGTCAGGAATGAGTCTGTAGTTattccactcctgctgccacttGGCCATTGTATCCAATCTtatggtattcctcacattccttgtgtccctttgctggtagcAAGGTATGTCTTCAACCAGAGggatgcagatggggatcattccggcgataacaTAAACTGCGGTAGGCACTCACCAACCGTACAGCCATGAGCCGTACCTGCCAGGTTCTCTCGATTGCGTTTGGTTTTCAACGCGGCAGCTCAAGCCAAAACTCCGTATCTCAATATGGACGATTATACGttcgccagaagacgcctcgtactgcttcttggtcctccaatgttggaCATAATCCTAGCTACAGTGTTTGCTGCTTTCactgccttttcgcaggcatagtctacgtaACTGATGAAGTATAGCCAGTCATCGACCATTACCCCAAAGTGCTTCAGAGAACGCTTCGAACAGATTGCGTGTCCTCCGAAGTTAATCTCGAAATTctgaaccgccttgcagtttATGACTAGCATCACCTTCGATGTTGGCTCATCAACAGCAACTTGACTCCAGTCATTCACGATTCAATGATGTTTAGAGATTCTGCCATCAGCATCTCCACCTCTTCCAGTTATAACAACAACGACAtcatctgcgaacccgacgatctcgactcgATTCGGCAATGTCCAtgttagcactccatcgtacatcatattCCACAGTGTTGGACCACGTATGGATTCCTGTGGAACTCCAGCCGAAGTAAACATCTGCCCTGGTTTGTTTCGTAATccagtacccggttctgaaagtagctttgcacaactttacacagatattcAAGGATCTCCCAACGGATAGCTTCTCAACTGgtactgttgaacgcgttcttaacaTCTATCGTTACCACTGCACAGTATCGATTCATTCTCGCCCATGTAACCTTCATCTCTTATTTCAACTGCTCTCTCATTCGCCGAGATCAATTGCGTCTTTGATTTGAAGCTGCTGAACCTAGCACTGCTGCTACGATGTTACCtatggtaccgttttgattcatattacgaacagcctcaaattccggacactcttctttgtatgggaaacatttcaatcgaaatgtttcaatttatgCTCTACAAAAGTTCTCATTCTCGAGGCTTAATTTAGTAAGCATTTTCTGTACATATGTATGAAAGTTTATCATGCctaactgccttagacgtctctttagtgggttgaccatttcaattgatgagttgagttttctatttatgatttccatgagctgtccggaatttgaatcaaagtgtccggaatatgaggcacaagtgaggaagcgtccggaaaaAGAATCATAAAATGTccacacatttttatttatttaaaattattcgtgttatggaatcaaaatcttcacctaccattcgaaaatTAAGTGTTTTGAAGACTTGATAGcgtggaggaatcatacagaatgatttattttatatgctttttgatgagttatacttcgttgaggccttaagtgtccgtaatatgaatcaaaacggtagatcGGTTGCCCCTCTTTTTACAGGGAGGAAATCTGCCAACAgaccccctgagaaggtaactcagggagtgtctggatgccgcaccaacgacgacccactaaaaccagctCATGCACTGTTAATACATCTGCTTATCTGCTTATCCTACGAGTCGTGTGAGTCGAGACAAGTCGCTGTTACCTCAAGAGAAATGAGATGACTAATGATCATTGGGTTGGGCTCTTGATACATAAATTGCTCTCTAATGAATATCAGCTCCTGAATAATTTATGAGTGAATCGTCCTCATCGAGTATTGTAAGACATAAGCCAATACGAAGATGATCTACCACCAACAAGCGCATTCTTACGCCACAACGTGCTCCAATCAAcgtaggaattcttcaaaaccACAATCCCAGTTCAAAAATCTCCGCCAGCTGTGTATAACATgattattttactttcaatgtATTTATTCCAAGATTTTCTTTGCATTTTTCGTTTTGTTGTAATTTGGTGAATAAGTTATTAAATGTTTCCAATGTAAACAACCTACTACTGCCTACTGGTAGCTTCTAAAAACTGGCAAATCATTTTGCGCCAATACAATATATAGGTAGTTTGCATTTCGGTAATCTGTCTCTCGTCGGTCGGTACATTCAACAAACATGACGCTTACATACTATCTAGATAATATGGTTGTATATTACGAATCATATCCTCAGCTAGCCGACAAGCTTCCACCAACTACCAAAAAGTATTGACCATTCCAATAAATAGCACTAAGTGCGCGTTAACTATAGTGGGTATGCGATGTATTGCGTTCTCTGTGCTCAAACTACGCGTCCCTTTCGTGAGAATCTACTTCATTCTTTCTTTGGAAATCCGGTTGGTTGCTAGAAGCGGCATAGACCACGTGCTGTATACTAGATCTTAGGTAAATGGTACTGTTTCTCAATAGTCAAAGGCAACTCTCACAAGAATCTATCAACCGGAAAAAACGGGGAAGTGTAATGGACAACAGTTTACGTAAAAGACGTCTTCGCGAAGCCTTAGAAGGGAAAAGCGCTAAttgttaaacattattttttttagatttcttatTAACATTAGATTGCTTATGAGAAGGAAGTTGAATTTGAATGTCATTTTGATTTAGGATAATAGATTCATGTTAGAAATTTCACTGGAATGTACTGCTCAAAATCGTCGTGGAAAATATTCCGTTGCCATCAGATCGCGCCATCAGCCGCCATTCCGAAAAACTTTGGTTCAAATTCCTGCTAAAAACCTCGCTTCAAAAAAGTCTGCCGATCAGCACCTGGATACCTCGCAAATACCATTCCTTAATTCAGCAAACAATGTCTTGttctttaaaattataaaatgaaaCAGCCTTTTCAACGAATCCAATTCGGTAAAAGTAACATCCCTGAGCTACCTAACGTAGAAAAGGAGTTATTTAGACCATTCTTTTagctttttgttggaaataaaatcaaataattttgaatgagAAAACCAATATGATGTACTTTAAGGTAACGCTAAACACTAAAGCCTAGATATTTTTTGAGTGAAATGAAGAGCTAATCATAACGATAAATGTTTGCAACACAAAAGAAATCTACACATTGCTATCGAAAGGAAGAAACAAAACCTTCTCTAGATTTGCgattataattaaataaatatgtAATAATATGCAGGAAAATTTAGCTACGCATCCTTACTCAAAACTCAAGCATTCTCAGTCTCAGTCGTTCCTGCTTTCGCTTttaaatctacattctttgccATGTCGGTTAAAGATCCAGTCTGTTCCTTCTTGCAAAAAAGCGGGGCGCAATCAACTCGATTTGCGCGGAGACCAAAAACGAACGCCCAAACAACACAAAATCTCATCTCAATCTCATACACACGTGCAATTGTGCACCTTAGTGCTGACCGTTGGCTATCGCTGCCAGACTGTAGTTGGAAGCAGGTCGCGAACGTGAATCGACAAATTCTTCCTCCTCTTCCTCTTCCTCGTCGTCTTCGGTTTCCGAGAGGTGATTCCTCCCAGAGATGAGTCCAGATCTGATCAGATTCGAGCGCTTCATCGGTGGCGAATCTAGCACCGAATCGGGACTGTCCGCATCGTCCTCATCGCCGTATTCGTGCAAACTGCTGTTGCTGCCCCCGTTGGGACTTCCGGGCGGGCTCAAGGCCGATGTGATCCTTTTCTTCGAATCGGACCAGAAGTTTGAGATTCGACTGTCCTTGCCGAACATGAGCAGGAACGTCCGGATGAAGTCGCTGGACTTCTCCTCCCACTTGCTGATGATGTCTCCCTTGCCCTTTTTTACCTTGTCCTTCAGTTCGTCCATTTTGTTCTGGAAGCGGAACTTCTTCTCCGACAGGAACGACACGTTCAGCTCTTTGGCCGTGTAGCCGCGGGCCAGATTTCGCCGCACGTAAATGTCGTAGTCCTTGACGATCCGGGCCACGATGTCCGATGTGCTGACGCCCTCGGTTCGCTCGGTCGCCACGAACATGCCGCGCGCCTTGATGTTGGCGTAAATGTCGTTGCAGTCGTCCGAGCTGTACGGGATCTCGTCGTGGGCCACGAAGTCGATCTTGTGCTTCTCGAGGAACTCGTCGTCCAGCTCCCAGGGCGCATCGCGAACGATCTGCAGAAGAAATAGGGAGAGGTTTGATTATTTGTGTTCAATACATTCGATGATTCATTCAATTCAAATCGGTTAATGGATTGGGTGACGTTAGTTGGTTGAACTTTGGAGACTATAATTTGCTTACGGAACATAAAACCAAATATTTTAGCCTGAAAAACAGTGCAATTCTACCAAATGAATAAAAGCGTCGCAGTCTGCTCACGAGAATTTACGCTAGCCCCCGTAACCTATAATGCTGTTCTGAAGAATAGCAGCATATGTCGATTTTCGTACGAAGTGTTCTACTTTGGCATGCTCTAGTGTGGTTCCCTGTCAAGCAAAATACATACTTTTTCTAGATTTCCCATGAAGGAAATTGCATGGAAAATTGGTAATAAACCCCCTCTTGGGGCATCCGCCCGTACTCTTGTCGCAATGTCGGAAAGAGATGTCGATTTACGAGCAATCGATGAACCTAATTAGCAATCATTGTGTGTAATCCATGATTTCGTCTAGCTCCCAATATGGGCGTCGGAAGACGCGTTctgattccacctggaattccttcagggtttttttttttgccgaaaTGTCTTATAAGGATTTCACCACCGGAATCACTCGAGAGATTCCTTCCGAAATTTTTCAAGGGGTTCTTCGCGAAATTCATCCTCCCGAAATTGCTTAAGGAATtaatcctggaattcctcaaggaactcCTCCCGGAATTTCTCGCGGAATATCTCCAAGAAGTCTTGGGAGTtagcaggaattccttcagggatttaggattttctctaagaattccaaCTAAAAATCTTCTTCATGATTTCACCAGaggttcctccatggatttcatcCGGAACTCTCCCAGGTAATTCTCTAAGATTTCCATCGGGAAAGCTTCCAATAATTTCAGCTGAAATTCCCATaaggattccattaggaattcttccaaaaactccACCAATATTTTACCGGTGATTTAACCGGGACcttaaaaaatcctccagatatttccaaaacattctgaaaAGCTCTCCAAGGATTCCGCTGGAGATGTTCTCCAAGGATCCCATAACGATTTTTTTAAGGGATTCGACCACAATTCCACCAGATTCcatcagtaattccttcagggacACACCAGTTTCTCTAATTATTCCAccagtatttttttaagaaaggagttcttcaaggaatttccttaggagttcttccaggaattccatcggaaagtttctacaaaattccaaaagatgATTCATTCAGTGATCcaactgatatttactcagaggattaaacaaagcattTCTCTGAATGCCTCCAGGTTGATTCCCCGAAGGAACCAGGAagaattttccagaaaattgcttgaaaaatctaTGGAGCACTTTCCTGATAAATCCTTGAAGAGATCACTAAAGAAATTCCCAAAGAATTCCCCGGAGAAGTttctcattttcattttcattttgcagcgtttggtggggcaatgagagcgcaagtcagtccaaagccggggtaagggataggtaatggccgtaatagtctatgcggaccacttgaacaccatcggaaaggataagaagggttggggtagggtatagggaatggagaagacttgacacaataATGctattaatgctgcaaaatgtaaatgtgctgaaagcaatttaatttgagttttgaagtttgatttgacttattaaaattccaaatagatcggccattgtacaagtaagaaagaatatgctgatcgctttctagaaattttataaacaacaaaataataacaatatgagagtgatgctaagggctgctgatggcacaatgcgacgctttaggagattttgatactgaatgaacattactatacaaagcgcaatttaatcgatggtgataactttacaaactttatctgtttttacactgattgacgatgctgatttatataaaaatatttaaaaaatatttgatattagttcatttgtttgtgtgatctaggtgttaataatggaaaaattttacatacccttgatgaaatacttccctgaccagaaatattatattttgagcgcccttttcgaagctattctatccaggtatccatgtactgctttcaatcctgaaattattcttattgtgcatgctcatgcattatattagtgatgctcataatcatgcaacagataagaaggagagaaaaagagaatataggaacagtgattagtaatgagttaattatgtagttttgttagaattataaacaattaaacagcagtaatgaaaataaaaaataacttataaaattactttgcagcatagctgagcctttcggaacgtaagaccgatgtataaaaataatttgtttcgaaattgtccgcgtggtcttctagtgcccctattagatcagaatcagtcatagacatacatatcgaatgctcgccatgaccctatgaccaacatttgtatatgtatagacttagctgatgtggcttttctaataggtagttctttcactcattgattgtcttcaaaaccttgtcaagtatagaaaattgattttatttcatttattactacattaaagctacattgtacttattaagtattaggtattattttatgtttttatcactattgatattatcaaggccagaattcccagtgagtgaagaattttatagtactagaacaccatagaagatcgcttaacattacctaatcatggaacggctttttgctctattattttaggtagatgctgttgatctccctttgctcctatccgcaacccggtgcacgcgccctgttggttttcgaaaacctcgtagaagattacaaaccgtcaatggcattcccaattactaccccacattgcacattcaagggtctgattgtgctcctaacccaccctcagtctgtaatcttctcgccagtttgaaattatattttcccgaagtgaaagtaattttgatgagtgatagcgtagcagcccaactgcatagtacagtagtttaaccagaatctttaggtcagaagataaaatctaaattttgtaataaaaaggttgccattgctttgaaatttacccaacatctaatcaaaactactaacaacagcgatcaattatcaaaattcatcgctccctggaaaatataatcccaagcccagggaagAATTCCCCGGAGAAGTTTCTAAATATATTTCaggaagaacttcaaaagtAATCCATGAAGGAGTTTCTAATGGATTCTCTAAGGTAATTCTTGATGGgttccttagaaaaattcctgcatgaaatactggaaggaattcattagagatgtaccgaatagcaCTATTCGGCCTTTGGCCGAATAGCGAATAGTTGTAATAttattattcggccaaacgaatattcggccgaacaTTCGGCCGAATAATGACTTAATATTCGGTCAAATAAAACCtaaatattcggccgaataacacCCGTATGTGCAGTTTTTTAAGTAGGGAAAGCTGAACAATTAAACGAAGTATAAATGGAAATGAATGATCGTCTTCTTGAGGTTTTGAAATCGTTTGCAGAAATCATAAGTTCTGAAGATTTGTGTATTTCTGAAGCTAGGAAGCTGTATCCTATTGTTGATTTTAGTTTAAGAAATTTGATTTACTATTCAACCGACTTTTGGAagtgtttcataaaaattgaggcAAATTGACGGCAGACCCCTGACTATCATAATAATAGAAGAACGTAATCAGTAGGTTTTGCAAAGAATATAGAACGTAGAGAAAGTCCTGATAATTGACggactttaaggtgaagatgcatcgaagccaaacctgcatcgaagagcataaatctagagAATCTGACAGCCGTTCGCGCTGAATATTGGAATGATTGGTCAACACCAGCGATTGACCagaaagttaaattttcagcacaaacggttgtctggttctctagatttgtgctcttgaaaatgccgggtttagcttcgatgcatctataccttgaaaacaatttttcaaacgctTCTAACTAGCCAAGCGGTACGTTACAGCTCCTGCAAGATGAGATACAATTTGTTTTGCACAAAATGGTAACGCCATAGAACAGAGAAATTCTCACTCtcactttttcaatatttgacatCGAAGTCTATTCAAGGTATccataaaaagaaaaatacggtcatcatttgaataaattatcgatttttaaattttccttacataaacataatatttttttttacagtttagtttattttgttattattcggccactattcggcctattcggccgaataacggATTTTATTATTCGGCAGAACGAATATtcggcaaaattaaaaaaatcgagatattcggcccgaatattcggccggccgaatattcggtacatctctagaATTCATTGATAAATTTGGTAGATTATTGaattaattcctgaaaaatcccaGCCCGAATGCCTCGTAGGGACCAGAAAGAATCTTCGAAGGATGGTACTGGAATTCCGTGGACACTGGAATttgtggtgatttttttttttttttgcagtaattcttgtggaatccttggagaaattctgggtagaatcactgcaagaattcctggaataaatctctgcatgtatttctgttggattttctagaacaaatcgtgtaggaatccttgaagcaattcctggaaaaatgtttggattaatCGCCGaaaaattttcttaagaaatcagCAGGAACTcctaattcctagaagaatcactggaagtTTTTGTTAGGacgaattcctggtagaattttcaatggaatccctgtagtaatTTCTTGGGAGGGATTCCTTGAGCaatctcttcaagaatttctagaggaattcctggtggaattgcaGGAAAACAATGCTGAAAGCATCTGATTAGGAATTTCTGTTTcgttagaggaattcttgaatatatctttggaggattttatgatggaattcttgaaagaagcactagaagaatctctgaaaaaaatcctttgagaagtttttggataaatccccggaggaatctgtagaaaaattactagaaagaatcgctgaagaaattcctggtggaactgCTGATGAAACTTCTGGTGGATTTTAAGgaggaatcctaggaggaagccCTGACaaaagtcctggtgaaatccttggacAAGTTTTCGAAGAATTCCTTATGTGATTTCTGGGTAATGCGTGATGGAATCCTAGTAACTAACTTCTAtaggatttcctgaaggaatctctaaacAAGTTGCAttagcaatctctggaggaattcttggagtaagTCCTGaagaattagtgaaaaaatcacttgaggtttttttttttggattgatcGTTAGAAGGAATCAGTAGAGGAAATCCAGAATAATTTGTAGAAGATCTTTGaaataatctctggaagaatgccaggatgaattcctgaaggtatgcctgaaggatttttcccggatgaatttctggttgaatctgtggataaatttctagagaaattattgattaaatcCCAGGTAGAATCTCAGGAAGATATTTTGGTAGAATCCCAAGTACAACCCATGGATTAGCGGAAAACTccaaagtagaataactagaggaaaccactAAAATTTCTGAAGTTCTGCTTTGAGGaatctgtgaaaaaaaatccaacagaACGGATAGAAGAACAACGTATGAATCTTTGAACCCTTTTTGATTTACACCAGTAGTCTTGTGGCAGACATTCCATTTTGATTATTTGAGctattttttccatcatttttcattttttttttttctttgaggaatttctttaggaggtcttaaatatttatttgcCGCAAAACTCGAATTGTTCGAAAAACTCAAGCAGGAATGTTTAGGccctggagaaaatttgaaaattcctgataatttatattttaggTGTTATCTATCGATTCGGCA
It contains:
- the LOC5575011 gene encoding choline-phosphate cytidylyltransferase B isoform X2; amino-acid sequence: MAPNIVEPSALVKTSLSDMDTICKPAPFSDELDAVAERDRCDYTEKITYQMARSGTAPRRIRVYADGIYDLFHQGHARQLMQAKNVFRNVYLIVGVCSDELTHSRKGRTVMNDDERYEAVRHCRYVDEIVRDAPWELDDEFLEKHKIDFVAHDEIPYSSDDCNDIYANIKARGMFVATERTEGVSTSDIVARIVKDYDIYVRRNLARGYTAKELNVSFLSEKKFRFQNKMDELKDKVKKGKGDIISKWEEKSSDFIRTFLLMFGKDSRISNFWSDSKKRITSALSPPGSPNGGSNSSLHEYGDEDDADSPDSVLDSPPMKRSNLIRSGLISGRNHLSETEDDEEEEEEEEFVDSRSRPASNYSLAAIANGQH